A single window of Myxocyprinus asiaticus isolate MX2 ecotype Aquarium Trade chromosome 34, UBuf_Myxa_2, whole genome shotgun sequence DNA harbors:
- the LOC127425727 gene encoding SH3 domain-binding glutamic acid-rich-like protein 3, producing MGIKLYYTTVTASREVKSQQAEVMRILDSKTIKYELIDISVGGAVRDEMRSKSGNPSAIPPQIFNEDQYCGNYEMFSEAVEADTVDQFLKIA from the exons ATGGGCATCAAACTGTATTACACCACCGTCACCGCATCAAGAGAG GTGAAGTCTCAGCAGGCGGAGGTGATGCGGATTCTGGACAGTAAGACCATCAAGTATGAGTTGATTGACATCTCGGTGGGTGGGGCAGTCCGGGATGAGATGAGGAGTAAATCTGGCAACCCCTCAGCAATCCCACCTCAGATATTCAATGAAGATCAGTACTGTGGG aACTATGAAATGTTTTCGGAGGCAGTGGAGGCAGACACGGTGGATCAGTTTCTGAAGATTGCATGA
- the trnau1apa gene encoding tRNA selenocysteine 1-associated protein 1 isoform X2 — translation MSSLWMGNLEPYMNEEFICRAFALMGETVLRVRLIRDKITGEAAGYGFVELMDETSVERCLRKVNGKPLPGATPPKRFKLSRATYGKHGESRSSFSLFVSDLTPDVDDGMLYEFFHYHFSSCSSGKIILDSCGFSKCCGFVTFESERDQRRALADLQGASGLGKKPLRLSLATNKLKQKESTESQDGQFSAENHNSYNLYLKQYCYTQYASHSTTYDWNYNYNYMHYTQDVPQGHEEMEDDILEYPDCEINVTEANERFMDQSEELYSALIGCVFQPPESWDGVTCSVTCYLPEPIYQYEEMD, via the exons ATGAGCAGTCTGTGGATGGGCAAC TTGGAGCCCTACATGAATGAAGAGTTCATCTGCAGAGCTTTTGCTCTCATGGGAGAAACAGTGCTGAGAGTAAGACTGATCCGAGACAAAATAACAGG GGAAGCTGCAGGATATGGTTTTGTGGAGCTGATGGACGAGACGTCAGTAGAGAGATGCCTGCGCAAAGTCAATGGAAAACCTTTACCTGGTGCCACTCCT CCTAAGAGGTTTAAGTTGAGTCGTGCCACTTATGGGAAACACGGAGAAAGCCG ATCTTCTTTCTCCCTCTTCGTATCGGATCTAACTCCAGATGTGGATGATGGCATGTTGTATGAGTTCTTTCATTACCATTTCTCATCCTGCTCCAGTGGGAAGATCATTCTGGACAGCTGCGGATTCTCAAA GTGCTGCGGGTTTGTGACTTTTGAGAGTGAGCGAGATCAGAGACGAGCTCTGGCAGACCTACAGGGTGCATCTGGACTTGGGAAGAAACCTCTACGTCTCAGTCTGGCTACAAACAAACT GAAGCAGAAAGAGTCGACAGAGAGCCAAGATGGGCAATTCTCTGCAGAAAACCACAATAGTTATAACTTGTATCTGAAGCAGTACTGTTACACACAATACGCCAGCCATTCCACTACATATGACTGGAACTACAATTACAACTACATGCATTATACTCAAGACGTCCCACAG GGCCATGAAGAGATGGAAGATGATATCCTTGAGT ACCCAGATTGTGAGATAAATGTGACAGAGGCCAATGAGAGATTTATGGACCAGAGTGAAGAACTGTACAGTGCTCTGATTGGATGCGTCTTCCAGCCTCCAGAGTCATGGGACGGGGTCACCTGTAGTGTTACATGTTACTTACCAGAGCCAATTTATCAGTATGAGGAGATGGACTGA
- the trnau1apa gene encoding tRNA selenocysteine 1-associated protein 1 isoform X1, with the protein MIFIHFKCGLSVQILFGSTLSIQLYVYIPHHFIKCQVDGHLSREAAGYGFVELMDETSVERCLRKVNGKPLPGATPPKRFKLSRATYGKHGESRSSFSLFVSDLTPDVDDGMLYEFFHYHFSSCSSGKIILDSCGFSKCCGFVTFESERDQRRALADLQGASGLGKKPLRLSLATNKLKQKESTESQDGQFSAENHNSYNLYLKQYCYTQYASHSTTYDWNYNYNYMHYTQDVPQGHEEMEDDILEYPDCEINVTEANERFMDQSEELYSALIGCVFQPPESWDGVTCSVTCYLPEPIYQYEEMD; encoded by the exons atgatattcatacattttaagtgtggcttaagtgtccaaatactttttgggagcACTTTGTCTATTCAGCTGTATGTGTATATTCCTCATCATTTCATAAAGTGTCAGGTTGATGGTCATCTCTCTAGGGAAGCTGCAGGATATGGTTTTGTGGAGCTGATGGACGAGACGTCAGTAGAGAGATGCCTGCGCAAAGTCAATGGAAAACCTTTACCTGGTGCCACTCCT CCTAAGAGGTTTAAGTTGAGTCGTGCCACTTATGGGAAACACGGAGAAAGCCG ATCTTCTTTCTCCCTCTTCGTATCGGATCTAACTCCAGATGTGGATGATGGCATGTTGTATGAGTTCTTTCATTACCATTTCTCATCCTGCTCCAGTGGGAAGATCATTCTGGACAGCTGCGGATTCTCAAA GTGCTGCGGGTTTGTGACTTTTGAGAGTGAGCGAGATCAGAGACGAGCTCTGGCAGACCTACAGGGTGCATCTGGACTTGGGAAGAAACCTCTACGTCTCAGTCTGGCTACAAACAAACT GAAGCAGAAAGAGTCGACAGAGAGCCAAGATGGGCAATTCTCTGCAGAAAACCACAATAGTTATAACTTGTATCTGAAGCAGTACTGTTACACACAATACGCCAGCCATTCCACTACATATGACTGGAACTACAATTACAACTACATGCATTATACTCAAGACGTCCCACAG GGCCATGAAGAGATGGAAGATGATATCCTTGAGT ACCCAGATTGTGAGATAAATGTGACAGAGGCCAATGAGAGATTTATGGACCAGAGTGAAGAACTGTACAGTGCTCTGATTGGATGCGTCTTCCAGCCTCCAGAGTCATGGGACGGGGTCACCTGTAGTGTTACATGTTACTTACCAGAGCCAATTTATCAGTATGAGGAGATGGACTGA